A stretch of Astyanax mexicanus isolate ESR-SI-001 chromosome 21, AstMex3_surface, whole genome shotgun sequence DNA encodes these proteins:
- the retsatl gene encoding inactive all-trans-retinol 13,14-reductase gives MMWFLLFLEWFVDWARGTYWYLFGKRSPLCRETFSPPAQENYSQEARDKVLAQEFSQSKVPSNLDVVVIGSGVGGLTVAAVLVKLGKKVLVLDQHERAGGFCQSFTEKGFQFDMAFHYIGQLHENGLLKIAVDQITDGQLQFAELDPHTDTVVIEKADGCKEYTIYTGKRQMEAHLKKQFPSETRAIEEFFKIMKVCSKKIHLLCDLKLVPLWFARFILCSGIADWISPVFKYSRTSTTEMISSLTNNKDLLTVLSHYLHGVPPNNASCMINALLFHHYKRGAYYPKGGAGEIPYRIIQTIEKHGGKVLVKAPVSQILVNDAGVAYGVTVKKGGEQISIKAPVVISSTSVFTTFQTLLPPEIITKPEMKNCLHGLKLSKASFQVFAGFDATQEELGITSTNMWLFKSNDLDDLLEVYYHLNKEEAPEKIPMMFISFPSAKDPSWKQRFPGKSCMVIHTLVKYEWFEQWKDLPVGQDQYEHYKMRFTNQLFDWSCVRFPKLKAKLSVLHAVGPINAHGMGAPAGSILSAEHNLDRYKPLNIAKIRCSTPIKNLYLSGQDVFSTGYSGALHGGLLCASTVLGQVVYTDLLLLQKRLKQKAAKKLD, from the exons ATGATGTGGTTTCTGTTGTTTCTGGAATGGTTTGTGGACTGGGCTCGTGGTACCTACTGGTACCTGTTTGGTAAGAGAAGTCCTCTGTGCAGGGAGACCTTCAGTCCTCCAGCCCAGGAGAACTACAGCCAGGAGGCCAGAGACAAGGTGCTGGCGCAAG AGTTCAGCCAGAGCAAAGTACCTTCAAACCTGGATGTGGTCGTGATTGGCAGTGGTGTTGGTGGGCTGACTGTTGCTGCTGTGCTGGTGAAACTTGGGAAGAAGGTTCTTGTTCTTGATCAACATGAAAGGGCTGGAGGCTTTTGCCAGTCCTTTACTGAAAAAGGTTTCCAGTTTGATATGG CGTTTCACTACATTGGCCAGCTCCATGAGAATGGTCTCCTGAAAATTGCTGTTGATCAGATTACTGATGGTCAGCTCCAGTTTGCTGAGCTTGACCCTCACACAGATACTGTGGTTATTGAAAAGGCAGATGGCTGCAAGGAATACACCATTTATACAGGAAAAAGACAAATGGAGGCTCATCTTAAGAAGCAGTTCCCCAGTGAGACTCGGGCTATTGAGGAGTTCTTCAAAATCATGAAG GTTTGCTCCAAGAAGATCCATCTGCTGTGTGATCTGAAGTTGGTACCCCTCTGGTTTGCTCGCTTCATTCTGTGCAGTGGCATTGCTGACTGGATTTCTCCAGTCTTCAAGTACTCACGCACCAGCACCACAGAAATGATCAGCTCCCTCACCAACAACAAGGATCTGTTAACTGTTCTTTCTCACTACCTTCATG GTGTTCCACCCAATaatgcaagctgcatgatcaaTGCATTGCTGTTCCATCACTACAAGCGTGGTGCATACTACCCAAAAGGAGGAGCTGGGGAAATCCCTTACCGCATCATTCAGACCATTGAAAAGCATGGAGGAAAAGTGCTGGTCAAAGCTCCAGTCTCTCAGATTCTGGTAAATGATGCTGGTGTTGCATATG GTGTGACCGTGAAGAAAGGCGGTGAGCAGATTAGCATTAAAGCTCCTGTTGTCATTTCCAGCACTAGTGTGTTCACCACCTTTCAGACTCTCTTGCCCCCTGAGATCATAACCAAGCCAG aGATGAAGAATTGCCTGCATGGTTTAAAACTCAGCAAGGCATCCTTCCAGGTGTTTGCAGGCTTTGATGCCACTCAAGAGGAACTTGGCATTACATCTACAAACATGTGGCTCTTCAAGAGCAATGATCTGGATGACCT GTTGGAGGTGTACTACCACTTGAATAAAGAGGAGGCACCTGAGAAGATCCCTATGATGTTTATATCTTTCCCTTCTGCTAAAGACCCCAGCTGGAAGCAACGTTTCCCAG GCAAGTCATGCATGGTGATCCATACCTTGGTGAAGTACGAGTGGTTTGAACAATGGAAGGACCTTCCTGTGGGGCAGGATCAGTATGAACATTACAAGATGAGATTCACCAACCAGCTCTTTGACTGGTCGTGTGTCCGCTTCCCTAAGCTGAAGGCAAAG TTGTCAGTGCTGCATGCAGTTGGACCAATCAATGCCCACGGAATGGGAGCCCCAGCAGGATCAATTCTGTCAGCCGAGCACAATCTGGACCGCTACAAACCTTTGAACATTGCCAAGATCAGGTGCTCTACacccattaagaacctctacctTTCAG GTCAAGATGTGTTCAGCACTGGTTATTCTGGAGCGTTACATGGTGGACTCCTCTGTGCCTCCACTGTTTTGGGACAAGTGGTGTACACTGACCTTCTTCTACTTCAGAAGAGACTGAAGCAGAAAGCAGCTAAGAAACTAgactaa